A single window of Verrucomicrobiales bacterium DNA harbors:
- the istA gene encoding IS21 family transposase, which produces MANQLTVQAQDTIRALTKQGWKIRRIAKELGISRNTVRQYVRAMEATPSPTDGSPSAGGSPPIPSQTDPPFDPRETQIDPLSTSGKMGRKSLCDSHDSLIRTKVENGLTAQRIFQDLQIEVAFTGSYQSVKRYVSKLRQTQPELVCRIEVQPAEEVQVDFGAGPMLVGADDKRHRTWFFRVVLSHSRKGYTEAVRRQDTETFIRALENAFRHFGGVALTVNLDNLKAAVLRFDWADPELNPKLRDFAQHYGTSILPCRPRTPEHKGKVENNIAYVRSNALAGRSFTSLADLNQTLFQWEANVADRRIHGTTKRQVAEHFKTEKPFLLPLPATLFACFQEGKRTVHSDAHVEVAKAFYHVPPEYLRREVWVRYDSRQVQIFIQQKDSTLKLIQSHRRLEPGQFTNARGLGGGYGPVQAQLEYWLGRAHQMGTPCGQWARELVHRRGIDSIRSLMGLVHLTDRHSFGTVNQACAKASAKGTWRLRDLKVLLESRETQSQLNFEDHHPLIRNLSEYGVFIRQQTQNQTNQAPTQ; this is translated from the coding sequence ATGGCCAATCAACTCACGGTGCAAGCACAAGACACAATACGAGCACTGACCAAGCAAGGCTGGAAAATCCGGCGAATTGCTAAGGAATTAGGCATCAGCCGCAACACTGTCCGGCAGTATGTGCGTGCGATGGAGGCAACGCCGAGCCCTACTGACGGCTCTCCTTCGGCCGGAGGTTCTCCTCCGATACCCAGTCAAACTGACCCACCTTTCGACCCCCGGGAAACCCAAATTGACCCCCTTTCGACCTCCGGGAAAATGGGGCGAAAAAGCCTCTGCGATAGTCACGATTCTTTGATCCGGACCAAAGTCGAGAATGGCCTGACGGCTCAGCGGATCTTCCAGGATCTTCAGATCGAGGTGGCCTTCACCGGTTCCTATCAATCGGTCAAACGCTACGTCAGCAAGCTGCGCCAAACACAGCCCGAGCTGGTCTGCCGGATCGAGGTTCAACCTGCCGAGGAGGTGCAAGTGGACTTCGGCGCGGGGCCGATGCTGGTCGGAGCTGATGACAAGCGTCATCGAACCTGGTTCTTCCGAGTGGTGTTGAGTCACTCGCGCAAGGGCTACACCGAAGCAGTGAGACGCCAGGACACCGAGACCTTCATACGAGCTCTGGAAAATGCCTTCCGGCACTTTGGGGGAGTCGCCTTGACCGTGAACCTCGACAACTTGAAGGCAGCGGTTCTGCGCTTTGACTGGGCTGATCCGGAACTCAACCCCAAGCTGCGCGACTTTGCTCAGCATTACGGAACCAGTATTTTGCCCTGCCGACCGCGTACACCGGAGCACAAAGGCAAGGTCGAGAACAACATCGCCTATGTTCGCAGCAACGCGTTAGCGGGCCGCTCGTTTACCTCCCTGGCGGATCTCAACCAGACGCTCTTCCAATGGGAAGCCAATGTGGCCGACCGCCGCATTCACGGCACCACCAAACGCCAAGTGGCTGAGCACTTCAAAACCGAGAAGCCTTTTCTTCTGCCGCTGCCAGCAACGCTCTTTGCCTGTTTTCAGGAGGGTAAACGCACCGTGCACTCCGACGCCCACGTGGAAGTGGCTAAGGCCTTCTATCACGTGCCTCCAGAGTATCTCCGGAGGGAGGTATGGGTCCGCTATGACAGTCGTCAGGTGCAGATTTTCATTCAACAGAAGGACAGCACCCTCAAGCTCATCCAAAGCCATCGGCGCTTGGAGCCAGGCCAGTTCACCAATGCCCGTGGACTGGGAGGCGGCTACGGGCCAGTTCAGGCCCAACTGGAATACTGGCTGGGCCGGGCGCACCAGATGGGAACCCCGTGCGGTCAATGGGCACGGGAACTGGTCCATCGACGCGGCATCGATAGCATTCGTTCGTTGATGGGACTAGTCCATCTCACTGACCGCCATTCATTCGGCACTGTCAATCAAGCTTGCGCCAAGGCTTCGGCCAAGGGCACCTGGCGGCTCCGCGACCTCAAGGTGCTGTTGGAGAGCCGAGAAACCCAGAGTCAGTTGAACTTTGAAGATCACCATCCGCTCATCCGTAACCTGAGCGAATACGGAGTCTTCATCCGTCAGCAAACCCAGAACCAAACCAACCAGGCCCCAACTCAATGA
- the istB gene encoding IS21-like element helper ATPase IstB, with protein sequence MNQHLAQYARQLRLSGLLASLELRLQEARTHQLPHEQFLELIFQDEINVRQQRLIEKRKRDAGFRDANKTLEDFDWTFNPSIKRQPIIELATAQFIRQHRDVFLIGPPGLGKSHLAQAIGYQAIKAGFQVVYTSIFDLVRELQAEISPAELDRSLSRYLKPDLLIIDDMGLKVLPPKAGEILMEVIMRRYEVRSTLMTSNRPIEEWGKLLNDVPAASAILDRLLHHADIIEVSGRSYRLHQAAHKENKNSGLAAEKKK encoded by the coding sequence ATGAACCAACACCTTGCTCAATACGCCCGCCAACTCCGATTATCGGGACTTTTGGCCAGTCTCGAACTGCGTCTCCAAGAGGCCCGAACCCATCAACTGCCTCACGAACAGTTCCTCGAACTGATCTTCCAAGACGAGATCAACGTGCGCCAGCAGCGCTTGATTGAGAAGCGCAAGCGCGATGCCGGCTTCCGTGATGCCAACAAAACTCTCGAAGACTTTGACTGGACCTTCAATCCGTCGATCAAACGCCAACCCATCATCGAACTGGCCACCGCTCAGTTCATCCGTCAACACCGTGACGTTTTCCTCATCGGCCCACCGGGTTTGGGTAAGAGCCACCTTGCTCAAGCCATCGGCTACCAGGCCATCAAGGCGGGCTTTCAGGTTGTTTACACCTCCATTTTTGATCTCGTGCGAGAGCTCCAGGCTGAGATCTCGCCAGCCGAGTTGGACCGCAGTCTCTCCCGCTATCTCAAACCCGACTTGCTCATTATCGACGATATGGGACTGAAAGTGTTGCCACCCAAAGCGGGTGAGATCTTGATGGAGGTGATCATGCGCCGCTACGAGGTTCGCTCCACGTTGATGACCTCAAACCGGCCCATCGAAGAATGGGGGAAACTGCTCAACGACGTTCCTGCAGCTAGCGCGATCCTAGATCGCCTGCTTCACCATGCCGATATCATTGAGGTCTCGGGCCGCAGTTACCGGCTTCACCAGGCCGCGCACAAGGAAAATAAGAACAGCGGCCTGGCGGCCGAGAAGAAGAAGTGA
- a CDS encoding SAM-dependent DNA methyltransferase, translating to MNNPNALVQKLWNYCHILRDEGLSYGDYVEQLTLLLFLKMADEQSRPPFNKPSPIPKGKDWPALLAKDGDALEVHYRHTLEDLGKRPGMLGLIFRKSQNKIQSPALLRRLIVDLIDKEQWSSLSADVKGDAYEGLLQKNAEDVKGGAGQYFTPRPLIAAMVEVVAPQPGQAICDPACGTGGFLLAAHDYLAKHHALDRAQKKKLKSGTFFGVELVDSVTRLCAMNLLLHGIGGESEEDLPVVTKDALTGKHGEYEIVLANPPFGKKSSVTIVNEAGESSKESLIINRDDFWASTSNKQLNFLQHIFTILKQHGRAAVVLPDNVLFEGGAGEAIRRELLKQADVHTLLRLPTGIFYAQGVKANVLFFDRKPAQEKPWTRKLWIYDLRTNLHFTLKENTLKRRDLDDFVACYHTKNRHERKESERFKSFSYEELTKRDKVNLDIFWLKDEALEESANLPAPEIIAAEITADLEAALEQFATIAEDLK from the coding sequence ATGAACAACCCCAACGCCCTCGTTCAAAAACTCTGGAATTACTGCCACATCCTGCGGGATGAAGGTCTCTCCTACGGGGATTACGTCGAACAGCTAACCCTGTTGCTCTTCCTAAAGATGGCCGACGAACAGAGCCGTCCTCCGTTCAATAAACCTTCGCCCATTCCCAAGGGTAAGGATTGGCCGGCATTGCTCGCAAAGGATGGCGATGCCCTCGAGGTCCATTACCGCCACACTTTGGAGGACCTGGGCAAGCGCCCGGGGATGCTCGGCCTGATCTTTCGCAAATCACAGAACAAGATCCAAAGCCCCGCCTTGCTGCGCCGCCTCATCGTGGATCTGATTGACAAGGAACAGTGGTCCAGCCTTTCCGCCGACGTGAAGGGGGACGCTTACGAGGGCTTACTGCAAAAGAACGCCGAGGACGTGAAAGGCGGGGCAGGCCAATATTTCACACCGCGCCCGCTCATCGCCGCGATGGTGGAGGTAGTCGCCCCGCAACCTGGTCAGGCTATTTGTGATCCGGCGTGTGGCACAGGCGGGTTCCTGCTCGCGGCACATGATTATCTGGCCAAGCATCACGCGCTCGACCGGGCCCAAAAGAAGAAACTCAAGAGCGGCACCTTCTTCGGAGTCGAGCTGGTGGACAGCGTCACCCGACTCTGCGCGATGAACCTACTGCTGCACGGCATCGGGGGCGAGTCGGAGGAGGATCTGCCCGTTGTGACCAAAGATGCGTTGACCGGAAAGCATGGGGAATACGAGATCGTGCTGGCCAATCCGCCCTTCGGCAAGAAGAGCAGTGTCACCATCGTCAATGAGGCGGGGGAGTCATCCAAGGAATCGCTCATCATCAACCGTGATGATTTTTGGGCGAGCACGAGCAACAAGCAGCTCAATTTTCTCCAGCATATCTTCACCATCCTTAAACAGCACGGACGGGCGGCGGTGGTATTGCCGGACAACGTGCTGTTCGAAGGCGGCGCGGGCGAAGCCATCCGCCGGGAACTGCTTAAGCAGGCAGACGTACACACTCTCCTGCGCCTGCCTACCGGCATCTTCTACGCCCAAGGCGTGAAGGCCAACGTCCTGTTCTTCGACCGCAAGCCCGCTCAAGAAAAGCCGTGGACTCGGAAGCTGTGGATCTACGACCTACGCACCAACCTGCATTTCACCCTTAAAGAAAACACCCTAAAGCGTCGCGACCTCGACGACTTTGTCGCCTGCTACCACACGAAGAACCGTCACGAACGCAAGGAGAGCGAGCGTTTCAAGTCCTTCAGCTACGAAGAGCTGACCAAGCGCGACAAGGTCAACCTCGATATTTTCTGGCTCAAAGACGAGGCACTCGAGGAATCCGCGAATCTCCCAGCGCCCGAGATCATCGCTGCGGAAATCACCGCAGACCTCGAAGCCGCGCTAGAGCAGTTCGCGACGATTGCCGAGGATCTGAAGTAG
- the tcmP gene encoding three-Cys-motif partner protein TcmP translates to MNLDEIGPWSEIKLDILRDYAAPYSKILNHHGFHHGYIDAFSGPGLHVRKAGGEEVLGSPLVALGVQPPFDEYHFIDLDGEKLDFLKGQVGGRPDVVFYNADSNQVMLESVLPRFSYAKRTRALCVLDPYKLTLDWEVVRAAGGSRAVEVFINFPVMQMNRNCKQENISKILPGELEAMDHFWGDRSWHAAMFRPSIQQNLFGDEDLDKTENRDLVNAYCKRLNEVARFGFVAEPLAMRNSRNAIVYYLIFAGPNKTGWKIVQDIYRKYVRA, encoded by the coding sequence ATGAACCTGGACGAGATAGGGCCTTGGTCGGAGATCAAACTAGATATTCTTCGAGACTACGCCGCGCCGTATTCGAAAATCCTTAATCACCACGGATTCCACCATGGCTACATTGATGCCTTCTCCGGGCCTGGGCTGCACGTCAGGAAGGCTGGCGGCGAGGAGGTTCTTGGCAGCCCATTGGTAGCTCTGGGCGTTCAACCTCCATTCGATGAATACCACTTTATCGACCTGGATGGTGAGAAATTGGATTTTCTGAAAGGTCAGGTCGGTGGGCGCCCTGATGTGGTTTTCTACAACGCGGACAGCAATCAAGTAATGCTCGAATCTGTTCTACCTCGGTTCTCCTACGCCAAGCGCACGCGGGCGCTCTGCGTGTTAGATCCTTACAAGCTCACGCTGGATTGGGAAGTCGTTCGCGCCGCGGGCGGCAGTCGGGCAGTCGAGGTTTTCATCAACTTCCCGGTCATGCAGATGAATCGCAACTGTAAGCAGGAGAATATCTCGAAAATTTTGCCGGGCGAACTTGAGGCGATGGATCACTTCTGGGGTGACCGCTCGTGGCATGCGGCAATGTTCCGTCCGAGTATCCAGCAGAACCTCTTTGGAGATGAAGACCTAGACAAAACAGAGAATCGGGACCTGGTGAATGCATACTGCAAGCGCCTGAACGAAGTCGCCAGATTTGGCTTTGTCGCCGAACCGCTAGCAATGCGGAACTCGCGGAACGCCATCGTCTATTATTTGATTTTCGCTGGGCCGAATAAGACGGGATGGAAGATCGTTCAAGACATATATCGTAAATACGTTCGAGCATGA
- a CDS encoding phage Gp37/Gp68 family protein — MSDNSKIEWTDATWNPVRGCTKVSPGCTHCYAETFAERFRGVPGHPFEFGFDLRLVPDKLGDPIRWSKPKKIFVNSMSDLFHDDVPDEYIEKICRVMLAANWHTYQVLTKRAERMAMLLQGKLRNAAKAAHIWWGVSVENRKHGLPRIAKLRIARPTVAFLSVEPLLEDLGKFDLGGIHWVIVGGESGPGARPMEVQWVRNIRTHCDEQGAAFFFKQWGGVRKASTGRELDGRTYDEFPDIVSNPIPSPSNRAGLLEAMAHA, encoded by the coding sequence ATGAGTGACAATTCAAAAATCGAGTGGACGGACGCCACCTGGAATCCAGTGCGTGGCTGCACGAAAGTCAGCCCCGGCTGCACGCATTGCTATGCCGAGACATTTGCAGAGCGATTTCGCGGGGTGCCAGGTCATCCCTTCGAGTTTGGTTTCGACCTACGCCTCGTGCCGGACAAGCTGGGGGATCCCATCCGCTGGTCCAAACCCAAGAAGATCTTCGTCAACTCGATGTCCGACCTCTTCCACGACGACGTGCCAGACGAATACATCGAGAAAATCTGCCGCGTGATGCTGGCGGCGAACTGGCACACTTACCAGGTTCTCACGAAGCGGGCCGAACGTATGGCGATGCTCCTACAAGGCAAACTTCGCAACGCAGCAAAAGCGGCGCACATCTGGTGGGGTGTCAGCGTGGAGAACCGCAAACATGGGTTGCCTCGCATCGCCAAGCTGCGCATCGCCAGACCCACCGTGGCCTTTCTCTCGGTTGAACCGCTTCTAGAAGACCTCGGTAAGTTCGATTTGGGCGGCATCCATTGGGTCATTGTTGGCGGTGAGAGCGGGCCGGGTGCCCGTCCGATGGAGGTACAGTGGGTGCGGAACATCCGGACGCACTGCGACGAGCAAGGGGCTGCGTTTTTCTTCAAGCAATGGGGTGGCGTGCGCAAAGCTAGCACCGGGCGTGAACTTGATGGCCGAACCTACGACGAGTTTCCCGATATCGTCTCGAATCCCATCCCTTCGCCTTCAAATCGCGCTGGGTTATTGGAAGCGATGGCTCATGCCTAG
- a CDS encoding AAA family ATPase, whose product MKIKSVRIQNFRSFQDQTVNLNRSSCFVGPNGAGKSSILSALNVFFREQSGSPTDVTKLTDEDYYGKNTTIPVRVTVTFDDLNATAQAELAAYVRQSELVVTAEATFDVATSVGTVRHFGQRSGMEEFRRFFEGDKAGMKASELTPIFDALRQQFPDLPNPRSKDDKADALRTYEAANPDRCTLIPSEDNFYGVNSTGKLSAFVQWVYVPAVKDACEEGQEAKNTALGKLIARAVRTRTNFDAELETLKNNTLTSYRELLERNQGSLNDISLSLQRRLESWAHPNVKLGMQWLSDPSKSVVLQQPVACIKTGEGDFIGSLARMGHGLQRSYLLALLQELAGSEAPDAPTLILGCEEPELYQHPPQARHLADVFGKLATGNNQILVTTHSPLFVSGNGFENTRLVRRPNPNAGSTVRALTFQNLCTRIRTALGEDPGRRIEGLVAKIHQALQPAVAEMFFARVPVLVEGLEDVSYITTELHLLNQWSEFRRLGCHLIPVSGKDKLIQPLAIAIELGIPVFVVFDADGDTERPDHRIKHERDNRALLSMLGGAQPPFPATNVIGGNHAIWTTNLTDVVKSDFGANYQRVCEVVRVNYAHEGGLEKNDLFIADWLATAREQGVASGILTQLCQSILDHARTA is encoded by the coding sequence ATGAAAATAAAGAGCGTCCGCATCCAAAACTTCAGAAGTTTTCAGGACCAAACCGTCAACCTGAATCGGTCCTCCTGCTTCGTTGGACCGAATGGTGCGGGCAAGTCGTCCATTCTTTCAGCTTTGAATGTATTCTTCCGAGAACAATCCGGTTCACCGACAGACGTTACTAAGCTCACGGATGAAGACTACTATGGGAAGAATACGACAATTCCCGTCCGCGTCACCGTCACGTTTGACGATCTGAACGCAACGGCTCAGGCAGAATTGGCTGCTTACGTCAGACAGAGCGAATTAGTTGTTACAGCGGAGGCCACGTTTGATGTGGCTACAAGTGTCGGGACAGTGAGGCATTTCGGGCAACGGTCAGGCATGGAGGAGTTCAGGCGATTCTTTGAGGGTGATAAAGCTGGTATGAAAGCTAGCGAACTTACCCCAATCTTTGACGCACTACGTCAACAGTTCCCGGACCTGCCAAATCCCCGATCAAAGGACGACAAAGCTGATGCGTTGAGGACCTACGAAGCCGCAAATCCGGATAGGTGCACTTTAATTCCTAGCGAAGACAATTTTTACGGTGTTAACAGCACCGGAAAACTGTCGGCATTTGTCCAGTGGGTCTATGTCCCAGCGGTTAAGGATGCTTGCGAAGAGGGACAAGAAGCTAAGAACACTGCCTTGGGCAAGCTAATCGCTCGCGCCGTTAGAACTCGTACCAATTTCGACGCCGAGCTTGAAACCCTCAAAAACAACACGCTGACAAGCTACCGCGAGTTGCTCGAACGAAACCAAGGCAGTTTGAACGACATTTCTCTGTCCCTTCAGCGTCGGCTTGAGTCGTGGGCGCACCCAAACGTAAAGCTAGGGATGCAGTGGTTGTCCGATCCCAGCAAATCGGTTGTGCTTCAGCAACCGGTCGCATGTATCAAGACCGGAGAGGGTGATTTCATCGGAAGCCTCGCTCGTATGGGGCATGGCTTGCAGCGGTCATATCTGCTGGCGCTCCTCCAAGAGTTGGCCGGATCGGAAGCTCCAGATGCACCGACCCTGATTCTTGGTTGTGAAGAACCTGAGTTGTATCAACACCCACCGCAAGCCCGGCATCTGGCTGACGTATTCGGTAAATTGGCCACTGGGAACAACCAGATCCTTGTCACTACGCATTCTCCACTATTCGTGAGTGGGAATGGATTTGAAAACACACGTTTGGTTCGTCGCCCGAATCCAAATGCAGGCTCAACGGTTCGCGCATTAACGTTCCAAAATCTATGCACACGGATTCGTACTGCACTTGGTGAAGATCCAGGCCGCAGGATTGAAGGTTTGGTAGCTAAAATTCATCAAGCACTCCAGCCAGCCGTAGCTGAGATGTTCTTCGCTCGAGTGCCGGTACTGGTGGAGGGCCTTGAAGATGTTTCTTACATAACTACGGAACTACATCTCTTAAATCAGTGGTCCGAATTTCGTCGGCTCGGTTGTCACCTGATCCCGGTCAGCGGGAAGGACAAACTGATTCAACCGCTGGCAATAGCAATTGAACTCGGCATTCCCGTGTTTGTTGTGTTCGACGCCGATGGAGATACGGAGCGCCCCGACCATCGCATTAAGCACGAACGCGATAATCGAGCCTTACTTTCAATGCTGGGCGGGGCTCAACCTCCGTTTCCTGCTACGAATGTAATAGGGGGCAATCATGCGATTTGGACCACAAATTTGACAGATGTGGTCAAGTCGGATTTCGGTGCGAATTATCAGCGCGTTTGTGAGGTGGTTCGTGTCAACTACGCTCATGAGGGAGGATTGGAGAAAAACGACTTGTTCATAGCCGATTGGCTAGCGACAGCGAGAGAGCAGGGAGTGGCCTCCGGGATATTGACTCAACTTTGCCAAAGTATTCTGGATCACGCCCGGACAGCCTAA
- a CDS encoding restriction endonuclease subunit S, with protein sequence MSAKPDTAVQGGNGVPPLNAAGRKRRDAASILGQASQNTSSPEGAKQGGELPHGWSEQRIEQLFAPLEDGRTLHQGWSPQCDKIPSPSEDVWGVLKTTSIQAGEFRPEHNKLLPPGLEPRPMIEVKEGDILLTCAGPRVRCGVSCLVRQTRKRLMMSGKMYRFRVNPEEHDARYIEAFLQTERARRAIDKMKTGSSDSGLNLTHERFRQLPVPVPATVDEQRRIVAEIEKQFTRLEAGVAALRRVQANLKRYRAAVLKAACEGRLVPTEAELARSKRSNKNGQPAYETGEALLARILTERRQNWLARQSLGQGGKGGVQYKEPAEPDSKVHQELPEGWATCSVGQVSECLDGKRVPINKNERAKRHGDVPYYGANGQVGWIDDHLFDEPLVLVVEDETFTGRTQAFSYVIRGKTWVNNHAHVLRATAAVSTAYLNYSLAHYPFTARTTGSTGRRKLTQKALMAAPYLLPPLAEQTRIVAEVERRLSVVEELESVVWANFRRATRLRQSILRKAFTGELLR encoded by the coding sequence ATGAGTGCGAAGCCCGACACCGCAGTTCAAGGTGGCAACGGCGTCCCGCCGCTGAATGCAGCAGGCCGCAAGCGGCGGGACGCCGCTTCCATTCTGGGTCAAGCATCCCAAAACACGTCGAGCCCTGAAGGGGCGAAACAAGGCGGCGAACTCCCGCACGGCTGGTCAGAGCAAAGAATCGAACAGCTCTTCGCTCCGCTAGAAGACGGACGCACGTTGCACCAAGGCTGGAGTCCGCAATGCGACAAGATCCCTTCGCCATCGGAGGACGTTTGGGGCGTGCTGAAAACAACTTCGATTCAAGCCGGTGAGTTTCGGCCCGAGCACAACAAACTCCTTCCGCCGGGTCTTGAGCCGCGTCCGATGATTGAAGTCAAAGAGGGCGACATTCTCCTGACATGCGCCGGGCCGCGTGTGCGATGCGGTGTTTCCTGCCTCGTCAGGCAAACTCGCAAGCGGCTGATGATGTCCGGCAAGATGTATCGCTTCCGGGTTAATCCAGAAGAACACGATGCGCGTTACATCGAAGCTTTTCTCCAAACCGAACGCGCGCGCAGAGCCATCGACAAGATGAAAACGGGCAGCAGCGACAGCGGCTTGAACCTGACGCACGAGCGCTTTCGGCAATTGCCCGTTCCCGTTCCCGCGACGGTCGACGAACAGCGGCGGATTGTAGCGGAGATTGAGAAGCAATTCACGCGTCTGGAGGCGGGGGTGGCAGCGTTGCGGCGGGTGCAGGCCAACCTCAAACGCTACCGCGCCGCCGTCCTCAAAGCCGCTTGCGAAGGCCGCCTCGTCCCCACCGAAGCCGAACTCGCCCGCTCCAAACGCTCAAACAAGAACGGGCAACCTGCTTACGAAACCGGCGAAGCCCTCCTCGCCCGCATCCTCACCGAGCGGCGCCAAAACTGGCTTGCGCGCCAAAGCCTTGGACAAGGTGGGAAAGGAGGTGTCCAATACAAAGAACCGGCCGAACCGGACAGTAAAGTACACCAAGAGCTCCCGGAAGGGTGGGCAACGTGTTCAGTCGGCCAGGTTTCGGAATGCTTGGACGGCAAACGCGTTCCGATCAACAAGAATGAACGAGCGAAGCGACACGGCGACGTGCCATATTACGGTGCGAACGGGCAAGTCGGGTGGATTGACGATCACCTTTTTGACGAGCCCCTTGTATTGGTCGTCGAGGATGAGACTTTCACCGGGAGGACGCAGGCGTTCAGCTATGTGATCCGGGGGAAAACATGGGTCAATAACCACGCTCACGTCCTCCGCGCAACCGCAGCCGTCTCTACGGCTTATCTCAATTACTCCCTCGCGCATTACCCATTCACGGCGCGGACGACCGGCTCTACTGGACGTCGGAAGCTGACGCAGAAAGCGCTGATGGCTGCGCCATATCTGCTTCCCCCGCTGGCCGAGCAGACGCGGATTGTGGCGGAAGTGGAGCGGCGGTTGAGCGTGGTTGAGGAGTTGGAGTCGGTGGTGTGGGCCAACTTCCGGCGGGCCACCCGCCTCCGCCAGTCCATCCTTCGAAAAGCCTTCACGGGAGAACTCCTCAGATGA
- a CDS encoding DUF1016 family protein, with protein sequence MSKPVKKSKPTSPASRRDYSSLVSGVSELLDAARRASVRTVNAFMTATYWEVGRRIVEFEQGGENRAEYGKELLKRLAEDLTARHGRGFSVDNLENMRLLYGVCGAQEISETLSRKLGTSIPTPSGTEMISETASRKSQTPSRKSPALPFSLADLARAFPLPWSHYVLLVRRSRSPEAFAFYHTEALRGGWSVRQLARQMDSQFYERTALSRNKVAMLANGAKPQPGDAVSADEEIRHPLVLEFLGLRDEYSETDLEDALIRHLETFLLELGNDFAFVGRQRRLRIDDEWYRVDLLFFHRRLRCLVIFDLKLGRFTHADAGQMHVYLNYAREHWVQPGENPPVGVILCSGKGEALVRYATDTLPTKMLIREYLTALPNEKVLAAELENTRKQLESRK encoded by the coding sequence ATGAGTAAACCGGTCAAGAAAAGTAAACCCACCTCACCCGCTTCCCGCCGCGACTACTCCAGCTTGGTCAGCGGTGTCAGTGAGTTGCTGGACGCCGCACGTCGTGCGAGTGTGCGCACCGTCAACGCGTTCATGACGGCCACCTACTGGGAAGTGGGCCGGCGTATCGTGGAGTTTGAGCAGGGTGGCGAGAACCGGGCGGAATATGGCAAAGAACTGTTGAAGCGCCTGGCCGAAGATCTTACTGCGCGTCATGGTCGGGGGTTTTCCGTCGATAACCTTGAGAACATGCGCCTTCTCTACGGTGTCTGCGGCGCGCAAGAGATATCCGAGACACTGTCTAGGAAATTGGGAACCAGCATTCCGACGCCGTCCGGCACGGAGATGATTTCCGAGACAGCGTCTCGGAAATCCCAGACGCCCTCGAGAAAATCGCCTGCCTTGCCATTTAGCTTGGCCGACCTTGCCCGAGCCTTCCCTCTCCCTTGGTCACACTACGTCCTCTTAGTTCGCCGCAGCCGCTCGCCCGAAGCCTTCGCCTTTTACCACACCGAGGCCCTGCGCGGCGGCTGGTCCGTACGCCAATTGGCGCGGCAGATGGACAGCCAGTTCTACGAACGCACCGCCCTCTCGCGCAACAAAGTCGCTATGCTCGCCAATGGCGCGAAGCCTCAGCCCGGCGACGCCGTCAGCGCCGACGAGGAAATCCGCCATCCGCTCGTCCTGGAATTTCTTGGCCTGCGGGACGAATACTCCGAGACCGACCTGGAAGACGCCCTCATCCGCCACCTTGAAACCTTCCTGCTCGAACTCGGCAACGACTTCGCCTTCGTGGGTCGCCAAAGACGTCTGCGCATCGACGACGAATGGTATCGCGTGGACTTGCTCTTCTTCCACCGCCGCCTGCGCTGCCTCGTCATCTTCGACCTCAAGCTGGGCCGCTTTACCCACGCCGACGCCGGGCAGATGCACGTCTATTTGAATTATGCCCGAGAACACTGGGTGCAACCCGGAGAGAACCCGCCCGTCGGCGTCATCCTCTGCTCCGGGAAAGGCGAAGCGCTCGTGCGCTACGCCACTGACACACTGCCCACCAAAATGCTCATCCGCGAATACCTCACCGCGCTACCAAATGAAAAGGTCCTCGCCGCCGAGCTCGAAAACACGCGCAAACAACTGGAGTCGCGGAAATGA